One Paraburkholderia agricolaris genomic region harbors:
- a CDS encoding DUF5594 family protein has translation MRPESAARFDEQFAPRIAEAIAACFATTVHTEVLPYGGHGHPTSVRIHAAPLEGLGHYPHPLNLFLTWDSDEIERLMGPEGPARFAGYLAALPRKLEAWRHVRELDFLSHTQGEPTILIGGLDFGS, from the coding sequence ATGCGCCCCGAGAGTGCCGCCCGTTTCGACGAACAGTTCGCCCCTCGCATTGCCGAGGCAATCGCTGCCTGTTTCGCCACCACCGTGCACACCGAAGTACTGCCTTACGGCGGCCACGGCCACCCCACAAGCGTACGGATTCACGCAGCGCCGCTCGAAGGACTCGGCCACTACCCGCATCCGCTCAACCTGTTCCTGACCTGGGATAGCGACGAGATCGAACGGCTGATGGGGCCCGAAGGACCGGCACGCTTCGCCGGCTATCTGGCTGCGTTGCCACGCAAGCTCGAAGCGTGGCGCCACGTGCGCGAACTGGATTTTCTGTCGCACACCCAGGGCGAGCCGACCATATTGATCGGCGGCCTCGATTTCGGCTCTTAA
- a CDS encoding methyl-accepting chemotaxis protein — translation MTFYRNLKIAVKLALLGAVLLMATTVVGLEGWHALTNTHALQIQSAQTLSQYAQAADTARVAQVEFKKQVQEWKDLLLRGADPAAFARYRDAFSKESSTTHAALLRLKDQLGALDANADGVDKALATHAALQDSYLDALKRYDTADPNTAHVVDGLVKGIDRAPTAAIDDIVASVMQQAQDSNVRTNEAAEHAYALACVLLLSVVTGSLGVGTFAIWFLSRSITLPVRQAVGVAQAVAAGDLRADVVVVSRDETGQLLVALNEMNHRLRHIVSEIREGAHTISSATQEIAAGNLDLSARTEQQAASLEETAASMQHFTDSVQRNASNAREATTLAQTAAQAARDGGAVMTDAVRTMGQIDAASKRIVDIIAVVEAIAAQTNILALNAAVEAARAGTQGRGFAVVASEVRSLAQRSADAAREIKALIRESVATIDAGTQLINHASNTMDGVVQSAGSVTRIVEAIATASVDQAAGIAEVNDAVTQMDQVTQSNAALVEQAAAAADAVQSKASGLVQSVSFFRIGTAS, via the coding sequence GTGACGTTCTATAGAAATCTGAAAATCGCCGTCAAGCTGGCGCTGCTGGGCGCGGTGCTGCTAATGGCAACGACGGTGGTGGGTCTGGAAGGCTGGCACGCCTTGACGAATACGCATGCGCTGCAAATTCAGTCCGCGCAAACGCTCAGCCAGTATGCACAAGCTGCCGACACGGCGCGCGTCGCGCAGGTCGAGTTCAAGAAGCAGGTGCAGGAATGGAAGGACCTGTTGCTGCGCGGCGCCGATCCGGCCGCGTTCGCCCGTTACCGTGACGCCTTCAGCAAGGAAAGCAGCACGACACACGCCGCTTTGCTTCGATTGAAGGATCAGCTAGGTGCGTTGGATGCCAACGCCGATGGCGTCGACAAGGCGCTCGCCACCCACGCCGCGCTGCAGGACAGCTACCTCGACGCGCTCAAACGCTATGACACGGCCGATCCGAATACGGCACACGTTGTAGACGGGCTCGTCAAAGGCATCGACCGCGCGCCGACCGCCGCTATCGACGACATCGTCGCCTCGGTGATGCAGCAGGCGCAAGACTCCAACGTGCGCACGAACGAGGCCGCGGAACATGCGTATGCGCTCGCCTGCGTGCTGCTTCTGTCGGTCGTGACCGGCTCGCTCGGGGTGGGCACGTTCGCGATCTGGTTCCTGAGCCGCAGCATCACGCTGCCGGTCAGACAGGCGGTGGGGGTCGCGCAAGCGGTCGCGGCAGGCGATCTGCGCGCCGATGTTGTCGTGGTGAGCCGCGACGAAACCGGCCAGCTGCTGGTCGCGCTCAACGAAATGAATCATCGCTTGCGGCACATCGTCAGCGAGATTCGCGAAGGCGCGCATACGATTTCGTCGGCGACGCAGGAGATTGCCGCGGGCAACCTCGATCTGTCGGCACGTACCGAACAACAGGCCGCGTCGCTCGAAGAAACCGCCGCGTCGATGCAGCATTTCACCGACTCGGTTCAGCGCAACGCCAGCAACGCACGCGAGGCCACTACCCTCGCGCAAACCGCGGCGCAAGCGGCGCGCGACGGTGGCGCCGTGATGACCGACGCGGTGCGCACCATGGGCCAGATCGACGCGGCGTCGAAGCGTATCGTCGACATCATCGCGGTGGTCGAAGCGATTGCCGCGCAGACCAATATTCTGGCGCTCAACGCGGCCGTTGAAGCGGCGCGTGCCGGCACTCAAGGGCGCGGCTTCGCAGTGGTCGCAAGCGAAGTGCGCAGTCTCGCCCAACGCTCGGCCGATGCCGCGCGCGAAATCAAGGCGCTGATTCGCGAGTCGGTTGCCACCATCGACGCCGGCACGCAGTTGATCAACCACGCAAGCAATACGATGGACGGCGTGGTGCAAAGCGCGGGCAGCGTGACACGCATCGTCGAGGCGATCGCGACGGCCAGCGTCGATCAGGCTGCGGGCATTGCGGAGGTGAACGATGCGGTCACACAAATGGATCAGGTGACGCAGAGCAACGCGGCGTTGGTCGAGCAGGCAGCCGCGGCAGCCGATGCGGTGCAGAGCAAGGCATCGGGTCTGGTGCAAAGCGTGAGTTTCTTCCGGATCGGCACGGCCTCTTAA
- a CDS encoding methyl-accepting chemotaxis protein, whose protein sequence is MFSSIRARIVALCVAIVVVALAANTVLNYVVANSYNAEAIESSLNAVESGHADGIEDWIASNSQMINSLQDAVLQPDPSAALKQIAAAGKFSNVYVGYADKTAKFSDPTGIPPDYDPTGRPWYKQAAAAGKPVVTPPYVDVGTGKLVVAFAVPAVRDGVVKGVVSGDVAMDSVIANVKAIHPTPASFGMLIDTSGHIVAHPDAKLTLKPVTDLAPALTGDKLTALFSADHPIEVDVSGSTKLLRAQAIPGTDWYAVVALDKAEATAGMRSLLTASIIALIVIAVIAAAIVAAVTAVSFQRLSKVRDAMDAIGSGEGDLTQRLPATGNDEVTQIARAFNTFIDKLSHVMRQIRDASESVRVAANEIAAGNVDLSGRTESAAASLQQTAASMEEITSTVTQSASAAKQADDTAVCASQVASRGGVVISDVITTMGEIEQASVKISDIIGVIDGIAFQTNILALNAAVEAARAGEQGRGFAVVAGEVRSLAQRSAQAAKEIKALIESTVASVSSGSGQVRQAGATMTEIVSNVANVTTIISEITQAANEQTRGIQEVNRAVSQLDEMVQQNAALVEESTAAATALQSQAVSLAGAVAQFKLD, encoded by the coding sequence ATGTTCTCCTCCATTCGCGCGCGCATCGTCGCCCTGTGCGTCGCCATCGTTGTGGTCGCGCTCGCGGCCAACACCGTTCTCAACTATGTCGTCGCCAACTCGTATAACGCCGAGGCAATCGAAAGCAGTTTGAATGCTGTCGAAAGCGGACATGCAGACGGTATCGAGGACTGGATCGCCTCCAATAGCCAGATGATCAACTCGTTGCAGGACGCCGTGTTGCAACCTGATCCGTCCGCCGCGTTAAAGCAGATCGCCGCTGCGGGAAAGTTCTCCAATGTGTACGTCGGCTACGCGGACAAGACCGCCAAGTTCTCCGACCCGACCGGCATTCCGCCCGACTACGATCCGACCGGCCGCCCGTGGTACAAGCAGGCCGCGGCAGCCGGCAAACCGGTGGTGACGCCACCGTATGTCGACGTGGGTACCGGCAAGCTGGTGGTCGCGTTCGCCGTGCCGGCGGTGCGCGACGGCGTGGTGAAAGGTGTCGTGTCCGGCGACGTCGCGATGGACAGCGTGATTGCCAACGTCAAGGCGATTCACCCGACACCCGCGAGCTTCGGCATGCTGATCGACACGAGCGGCCATATCGTTGCGCACCCGGACGCGAAGCTGACCCTGAAACCGGTCACGGACCTGGCGCCCGCGCTCACAGGCGACAAACTAACCGCACTCTTCAGCGCCGATCACCCCATCGAAGTCGACGTGAGCGGCAGCACGAAGCTGCTGCGCGCTCAGGCCATTCCCGGCACCGACTGGTATGCGGTCGTCGCACTCGACAAAGCGGAAGCGACGGCAGGCATGCGATCGCTGCTGACGGCTTCGATCATCGCGCTGATCGTGATTGCCGTCATTGCCGCCGCGATCGTGGCCGCGGTCACCGCCGTGTCGTTCCAGCGGCTTTCGAAAGTACGCGATGCAATGGACGCAATCGGCTCGGGCGAAGGCGATCTGACTCAACGTCTGCCCGCCACCGGCAATGACGAGGTCACGCAGATCGCACGCGCGTTCAATACCTTCATCGACAAACTCAGCCACGTGATGCGCCAGATTCGCGATGCCAGCGAATCGGTGCGCGTTGCCGCAAATGAAATCGCCGCGGGCAACGTCGACCTGTCGGGCCGCACCGAATCCGCTGCGGCCAGCCTGCAGCAGACCGCTGCGTCGATGGAAGAAATCACCTCGACGGTCACGCAATCGGCGAGCGCCGCGAAGCAGGCCGACGACACCGCCGTGTGCGCGTCGCAGGTCGCTTCGCGCGGCGGCGTGGTGATCTCCGACGTGATTACGACGATGGGCGAGATCGAACAAGCGTCGGTGAAAATCTCCGACATCATCGGCGTCATCGACGGCATCGCGTTCCAGACCAACATCCTCGCGTTGAACGCGGCGGTGGAAGCGGCGCGCGCCGGCGAACAGGGTCGCGGCTTCGCGGTGGTGGCCGGCGAAGTGCGCAGCCTCGCGCAACGCAGCGCGCAGGCCGCCAAGGAGATCAAGGCGCTGATCGAATCGACGGTGGCGAGTGTGAGCTCCGGCTCAGGCCAGGTCCGTCAGGCCGGCGCGACGATGACGGAGATCGTCAGCAACGTGGCCAACGTGACAACCATCATTTCCGAAATCACCCAGGCGGCCAACGAACAAACGCGCGGGATTCAGGAAGTCAACCGCGCGGTCAGCCAGCTCGACGAAATGGTTCAGCAGAATGCCGCACTGGTCGAGGAATCGACAGCGGCCGCCACCGCGTTGCAAAGCCAGGCCGTGAGTCTTGCCGGCGCCGTCGCGCAATTCAAGCTGGACTAA
- a CDS encoding phosphocholine-specific phospholipase C, producing the protein MTSKNRRDFLRSAAHAAGSATALSMLPLGIRNALAIPANNKTGSIRDVEHIVVLMQENRSFDHYFGTLKGVRGFGDTRAINLPNGKPVWYQPLAADLGYVLPFRPTAPNLGLQFLQDLAHDWTSTHAAWNGGRYDQWVPSKGTTTMAYLTRDDIPFHYQLADAFTICDAYHCSLMGPTDPNRYYMWSGWVGNDGSGGGPVINNAEAGYGWSTYPEVLQNAGITWKIYQDIGTGLNANGSWGWTQNPYIGNYGDNSLLYFNQYRNAQPGNPLYDNARTGTNAANGDGYFDILKRDVQNNALPQVSWIVAPEAYSEHPNWPSNYGAWYIDQVLQILTSNPEVWSKTVLLINYDENDGFFDHMAPPFAPASSANGLSTVDTSNENYAGSGSTPAGPYGLGPRVPMLVVSPWSKGGYVCSELFDHTSVIRFIEKRFGQHHNLGESNITPWRRAVCGDLMSAFNFSTPNDAFPTLPSTSGYVPPDQNRHPDYVPLPPLVQAVPKQEPGVRPARALPYELFVRVHGEGSANQLTMRFVNSGHAGAVFLVYAANGLAAPLTYTVEAGKRLQDHLPVNPDGTYDYTVYGPNGFLRRFAGKPVARSWWNGSDIARPEVAEGYDVANGNLQLRLENVGSARCQFTIVNAYDTGNVVKHSVRGGDTEQLYLDLRNAYGWYDLTITVDTDPSFTRRFAGHVETGRSSMSDPALGS; encoded by the coding sequence ATGACCTCAAAAAATCGCCGTGATTTTCTGCGCTCCGCCGCGCACGCCGCCGGTTCTGCGACCGCGCTGAGCATGCTGCCGCTGGGCATTCGCAACGCCCTTGCGATTCCCGCCAACAACAAGACCGGCAGCATCCGCGACGTCGAGCATATCGTCGTGCTGATGCAGGAAAACCGCTCGTTCGACCACTACTTCGGCACGCTCAAAGGCGTACGCGGTTTCGGCGACACGCGCGCAATCAACCTGCCCAACGGCAAGCCGGTGTGGTATCAGCCGCTCGCCGCGGACCTCGGCTATGTGTTGCCGTTCCGCCCCACCGCGCCGAACCTTGGACTGCAATTCCTGCAAGACCTCGCACACGACTGGACCAGCACGCACGCCGCATGGAACGGCGGGCGCTACGATCAATGGGTGCCCTCCAAGGGCACCACGACGATGGCCTACCTCACGCGCGACGACATTCCGTTTCACTACCAGCTCGCCGACGCCTTCACGATCTGCGACGCGTACCACTGCTCGCTGATGGGCCCTACCGACCCGAACCGCTACTACATGTGGAGCGGCTGGGTCGGCAACGACGGCAGCGGCGGCGGCCCGGTGATCAACAATGCAGAGGCCGGCTACGGCTGGTCCACCTATCCGGAAGTCCTGCAGAACGCCGGCATCACGTGGAAGATCTATCAGGACATCGGGACGGGGCTCAACGCAAACGGCTCATGGGGCTGGACCCAAAACCCGTACATTGGCAATTACGGCGACAACTCGCTGCTCTACTTCAATCAGTACCGCAACGCGCAGCCGGGCAACCCGCTGTACGACAACGCCCGCACGGGCACGAACGCGGCGAACGGCGACGGCTACTTCGACATCCTCAAACGCGATGTGCAGAACAACGCCCTGCCGCAAGTCTCGTGGATTGTCGCGCCGGAAGCGTATTCCGAGCACCCGAACTGGCCGTCGAACTACGGTGCGTGGTACATCGATCAGGTCTTGCAGATTCTCACGTCGAATCCCGAGGTGTGGAGCAAGACGGTGCTGCTGATCAACTACGACGAGAACGACGGCTTCTTCGATCACATGGCGCCGCCGTTCGCGCCGGCATCGAGTGCAAACGGTTTGTCGACCGTCGACACCAGCAATGAAAACTATGCGGGCAGCGGCAGCACGCCTGCCGGTCCGTACGGGCTCGGGCCGCGCGTGCCGATGCTGGTGGTCTCGCCGTGGTCGAAAGGCGGCTACGTGTGTTCTGAACTGTTCGATCACACCTCGGTGATCCGTTTTATCGAAAAGCGCTTCGGCCAGCATCACAATCTCGGTGAATCGAACATCACGCCGTGGCGCCGTGCGGTGTGCGGCGACCTGATGTCGGCGTTCAACTTCAGCACCCCGAACGATGCGTTCCCGACGCTGCCGAGCACGAGCGGTTATGTGCCGCCCGATCAGAACCGGCATCCGGACTACGTGCCGTTGCCGCCGCTCGTGCAGGCCGTACCGAAGCAGGAACCCGGCGTGCGCCCGGCTCGCGCGTTGCCGTACGAACTGTTCGTGCGCGTGCATGGCGAAGGTTCGGCGAACCAGTTGACGATGCGTTTCGTCAACTCGGGCCACGCGGGCGCCGTGTTTCTCGTCTATGCCGCGAATGGACTCGCCGCACCGCTTACGTACACTGTCGAAGCGGGCAAGCGGCTTCAAGATCACTTGCCGGTGAATCCCGACGGCACTTACGACTACACGGTCTACGGTCCGAACGGTTTTCTGCGCCGCTTCGCGGGCAAGCCGGTCGCGAGAAGCTGGTGGAACGGTTCCGATATCGCGCGGCCGGAAGTGGCTGAAGGCTACGACGTCGCGAACGGCAACCTGCAATTGCGGCTGGAGAATGTGGGCAGCGCGCGCTGCCAGTTCACCATCGTCAACGCCTATGACACCGGCAACGTGGTCAAGCATTCTGTACGCGGCGGCGATACCGAACAGTTGTACCTCGATCTGCGCAACGCCTACGGCTGGTACGACCTGACGATCACTGTCGATACCGACCCGTCGTTCACGCGGCGCTTCGCCGGACACGTGGAAACCGGCAGAAGCAGCATGAGCGATCCGGCGCTGGGGAGCTAG
- a CDS encoding RidA family protein — MNCYDRLHTRGLKLPQVPTPIGNFTHCTREGNLLFLSGQGPLDETGSLMTGKVGTTVSADEAYRHAQMVGLNLLAVLHNELGDLRRVKRVVKLLGMVNAAPDFTEHPRVINGCSDLFVDVFGDAGRHSRSAVGVGSLPGNITVEIEAIVAIQD; from the coding sequence ATGAACTGCTACGACCGGCTGCACACGCGCGGCCTCAAGCTCCCGCAAGTGCCGACGCCGATCGGCAATTTCACGCACTGCACACGCGAGGGGAATCTGCTGTTTCTGTCCGGCCAGGGTCCGCTCGACGAAACCGGCTCACTGATGACCGGCAAGGTCGGCACGACCGTCAGCGCGGACGAAGCGTACCGCCACGCGCAAATGGTCGGCCTGAATCTGCTCGCCGTGCTGCATAACGAACTGGGCGATTTGCGGCGCGTGAAGCGCGTGGTCAAGCTGCTGGGCATGGTCAACGCCGCGCCGGATTTCACCGAGCATCCGCGCGTAATCAACGGTTGCTCGGATCTGTTCGTCGATGTATTCGGCGATGCCGGTCGGCATTCACGCTCGGCGGTCGGGGTCGGCTCGCTGCCCGGCAATATCACGGTCGAGATCGAGGCGATTGTCGCAATTCAGGATTGA